A region of Staphylococcus sp. IVB6181 DNA encodes the following proteins:
- a CDS encoding ribosomal L7Ae/L30e/S12e/Gadd45 family protein, translated as MSNEKVARFNKHHSVVGLKETLKALKKNRVTSLIIAQDVEVYLLSDVLSKINHSDISVSFFESKKALGEFAGINVDAAIVALLK; from the coding sequence ATGTCTAATGAAAAAGTTGCACGCTTTAACAAACACCATAGTGTTGTTGGTTTGAAAGAGACGCTCAAAGCGCTCAAAAAGAACCGAGTTACATCATTGATTATTGCTCAAGACGTTGAAGTTTATTTGCTGTCAGACGTGTTAAGTAAGATCAATCATAGCGATATATCTGTTTCATTTTTCGAAAGCAAGAAAGCTTTAGGAGAATTTGCAGGTATCAACGTAGATGCAGCAATTGTTGCTCTATTGAAATGA
- the rpoC gene encoding DNA-directed RNA polymerase subunit beta' — protein MKIGLASPEKIRSWSYGEVKKPETINYRTLKPEKDGLFCERIFGPTKDWECSCGKYKRVRYKGMVCDRCGVEVTKSKVRRERMGHIELAAPVSHIWYFKGIPSRMGLLLDMSPRSLEEVIYFASYVVVDPGPTGLEKKSLLSEAEYRDYYDKFPGQFVAKMGAEGIKDLLAEIDLDEELKELRTELESATGQRLTRAIKRLEVVESFRNSGNEPSWMILDVLPIIPPEIRPMVQLDGGRFATSDLNDLYRRVINRNNRLKRLLDLGAPGIIVQNEKRMLQEAVDALIDNGRRGRPVTGPGNRPLKSLSHMLKGKQGRFRQNLLGKRVDYSGRSVIAVGPSLKMYQCGLPKEMALELFKPFVMKELVQREIATNIKNAKSKIERMEDEVWDVLEDVIREHPVLLNRAPTLHRLGIQAFEPTLVEGRAIRLHPLVTTAYNADFDGDQMAVHVPLSKEAQAEARMLMLAAQNILNPKDGKPVVTPSQDMVLGNYYLTLEREDAVNTGAIFNDANEVLKAYQNGYVHLHTRIGVHAGSFHNPTFTEEQNSKILTTTVGKVIFNEIIPDSFAYINEPSQTNLEDKTPDKYFVSASELGEGGLKAYFEEQELVDPFNKKFLGNIIAEVFNRFSITDTSMMLDRMKDLGFKFSSKAGITVGVSDIVVLPDKQEILDEHEKLVERVQKQYNRGLITEEERYNAVVEIWTDAKDEIQGKLMKSLEKTNPIFMMSDSGARGNASNFTQLAGMRGLMAAPSGKIIELPITSSFREGLTVLEYFISTHGARKGLADTALKTADSGYLTRRLVDVAQDVIVREEDCGTDRGLLVSDIKEGTEMIEPFIERIEGRYSKETVRHPETDEVLVEPDQLITPEIAKRITDAGIEQMYIRSAFTCNTRHGVCEKCYGKNLATGEKVEVGEAVGTIAAQSIGEPGTQLTMRTFHTGGVAGSDITQGLPRIQEIFEARNPKGQAVITDIEGTVEDIKLAKDRQQEIVIKGANETRSYLASGTSRLKVEKGQHVERGEVLTEGSIEPKHYLSVAGLNATESYLLKEVQKVYRMQGVEIDDKHVEVMVRQMLRKVRIIEAGDTKLLPGSLVDIHNFTDANREAFKERKRPATAKPVLLGITKASLETESFLSAASFQETTRVLTDAAIKGKRDDLLGLKENVIIGKLIPAGTGMRRYSDAKYEKHIDPQVKEAVEVLAEDTPQQ, from the coding sequence ATGAAAATCGGCCTTGCTTCACCTGAAAAGATTCGTTCATGGTCATACGGTGAAGTTAAGAAACCTGAAACAATCAACTATCGTACTTTAAAACCTGAAAAAGATGGTTTGTTCTGCGAAAGAATTTTCGGACCTACAAAAGACTGGGAATGTAGTTGCGGTAAGTACAAACGTGTACGTTATAAAGGTATGGTTTGTGACCGTTGCGGCGTTGAAGTAACTAAATCAAAAGTACGTCGTGAAAGAATGGGCCACATTGAACTTGCGGCACCTGTATCACACATTTGGTACTTCAAAGGTATCCCAAGCCGTATGGGTCTATTATTAGATATGTCTCCAAGATCATTAGAAGAAGTCATTTACTTCGCATCTTATGTTGTGGTTGACCCAGGCCCAACAGGTCTTGAGAAAAAATCATTGCTTTCAGAAGCAGAATACAGAGATTACTATGACAAATTCCCTGGTCAATTCGTAGCAAAAATGGGTGCTGAAGGTATCAAAGACCTATTAGCAGAAATTGACTTGGATGAAGAGTTGAAAGAGTTGCGTACTGAATTAGAATCAGCTACTGGTCAAAGATTGACACGTGCAATCAAACGTTTAGAAGTAGTTGAATCATTCAGAAACTCTGGTAACGAACCTTCATGGATGATTTTGGATGTACTTCCGATTATCCCGCCGGAAATCCGTCCAATGGTTCAATTAGACGGCGGACGTTTTGCGACAAGTGACTTAAACGACTTATACCGTCGTGTCATCAACCGTAACAACCGTTTGAAACGTTTATTAGATTTAGGTGCGCCTGGCATCATCGTTCAAAACGAAAAACGTATGCTGCAAGAAGCTGTCGATGCATTAATCGATAACGGTCGCCGCGGCCGTCCAGTTACTGGTCCAGGCAACCGTCCTTTAAAATCACTTTCACACATGTTGAAAGGTAAACAAGGTCGTTTCCGTCAAAACTTATTAGGTAAACGTGTTGACTATTCAGGTCGTTCAGTTATCGCCGTTGGTCCAAGTTTAAAAATGTACCAATGTGGTTTGCCTAAAGAAATGGCGTTAGAATTATTCAAACCTTTCGTAATGAAAGAATTAGTTCAACGCGAAATCGCAACAAACATCAAAAATGCGAAAAGTAAAATCGAACGTATGGAAGATGAAGTATGGGATGTTTTAGAAGATGTAATCAGAGAACACCCAGTACTTTTAAACCGTGCGCCTACACTTCACAGATTAGGTATCCAAGCTTTCGAACCAACATTGGTTGAAGGCCGTGCGATTCGTCTGCACCCATTGGTTACAACAGCATACAACGCTGACTTCGATGGTGACCAAATGGCTGTTCACGTACCTTTATCTAAAGAAGCACAAGCAGAAGCACGTATGTTGATGCTTGCAGCACAAAACATCTTGAACCCTAAAGACGGTAAACCAGTTGTTACACCATCACAAGATATGGTACTTGGTAACTATTACCTTACTTTAGAGCGTGAAGATGCTGTGAATACAGGAGCTATCTTCAATGACGCAAATGAAGTCTTGAAGGCTTACCAAAACGGTTATGTACACTTGCATACACGTATCGGTGTACACGCAGGTTCATTCCATAATCCTACGTTCACAGAAGAACAAAACAGCAAGATTCTTACAACAACAGTTGGTAAAGTAATCTTCAACGAAATTATTCCGGATTCATTTGCTTACATTAATGAACCATCACAAACAAACTTAGAAGATAAAACACCTGATAAATACTTCGTCAGCGCAAGCGAATTAGGCGAAGGCGGCTTGAAAGCATACTTTGAAGAACAAGAACTTGTTGATCCGTTCAACAAAAAATTCTTAGGAAATATCATCGCAGAAGTGTTCAATCGCTTCAGCATTACTGATACTTCAATGATGCTTGACCGTATGAAAGACTTAGGTTTCAAATTCTCTTCTAAAGCAGGTATCACTGTTGGTGTATCTGACATTGTGGTATTACCGGATAAACAAGAAATCTTAGATGAACACGAAAAATTAGTTGAACGTGTTCAAAAACAATATAACCGTGGTTTAATCACTGAAGAAGAACGTTATAATGCTGTCGTTGAAATTTGGACAGATGCTAAGGATGAAATTCAAGGCAAATTGATGAAATCCCTAGAGAAAACGAACCCTATCTTCATGATGAGTGACTCTGGTGCCCGTGGTAACGCATCTAACTTTACTCAGTTAGCCGGTATGCGTGGTCTGATGGCCGCTCCATCAGGTAAAATCATCGAGTTGCCGATCACATCTTCATTCCGTGAAGGTTTAACAGTGTTAGAGTACTTCATCTCTACTCACGGTGCGCGTAAAGGTCTTGCCGATACAGCACTTAAAACTGCCGATTCAGGTTACCTTACTCGTCGTCTGGTTGACGTGGCACAAGATGTTATTGTTCGTGAAGAAGACTGCGGAACTGACCGCGGCTTGCTTGTATCTGACATTAAAGAAGGTACAGAAATGATCGAACCATTCATCGAGCGTATTGAAGGCCGTTACTCTAAAGAAACGGTACGTCATCCAGAAACAGATGAAGTGTTAGTAGAACCAGATCAATTAATCACACCAGAAATCGCAAAACGTATTACAGATGCTGGCATTGAGCAAATGTATATCCGTTCAGCATTTACATGTAACACACGTCATGGTGTATGTGAAAAATGTTACGGTAAAAACCTTGCGACTGGTGAAAAAGTTGAAGTTGGTGAAGCGGTTGGTACAATCGCAGCACAATCTATCGGTGAACCAGGTACACAGCTTACAATGCGTACCTTCCATACAGGCGGGGTAGCCGGAAGCGATATCACACAAGGTCTTCCACGTATCCAAGAGATCTTCGAAGCACGTAACCCTAAAGGTCAAGCTGTTATCACTGACATTGAAGGTACTGTTGAAGACATCAAACTTGCGAAAGACCGTCAACAAGAAATCGTGATTAAAGGTGCAAACGAAACAAGATCTTATCTTGCTTCAGGTACTTCACGTCTTAAAGTTGAAAAAGGCCAACACGTTGAACGCGGTGAAGTCTTAACTGAAGGTTCTATCGAACCTAAGCACTACTTATCAGTAGCAGGCTTAAATGCGACTGAAAGTTACTTGCTTAAAGAAGTTCAAAAAGTTTACCGTATGCAAGGTGTAGAAATCGACGATAAACACGTTGAGGTTATGGTACGTCAAATGTTACGTAAAGTACGTATCATCGAAGCTGGCGATACTAAATTATTACCAGGTTCATTAGTAGACATCCATAACTTCACAGATGCGAACAGAGAAGCATTCAAAGAACGCAAACGTCCAGCAACTGCTAAACCAGTATTGCTTGGTATTACTAAAGCGTCTCTTGAAACAGAAAGCTTCTTATCAGCCGCATCATTCCAAGAAACAACACGTGTCCTTACTGATGCAGCTATCAAAGGTAAACGTGATGACTTGCTTGGACTTAAAGAGAACGTTATTATCGGTAAATTGATTCCTGCAGGTACAGGTATGAGACGTTACAGCGATGCTAAATACGAAAAACATATCGATCCTCAAGTTAAAGAGGCAGTTGAAGTACTTGCGGAAGATACACCGCAACAATAA
- the rpsG gene encoding 30S ribosomal protein S7 translates to MPRKGSVPKRDVLPDPIHNSKLVTKLINKIMLDGKRGTAQRILYSAFDLVQERSGRDAMEVFDEAINNIMPVLEVKARRVGGSNYQVPVEVRPERRTTLGLRWLVNYSRLRGEKTMEERLANEILDAANNTGGAVKKREDVHKMAEANKAFAHYRW, encoded by the coding sequence ATGCCTCGTAAAGGATCAGTACCAAAAAGAGACGTTTTACCAGATCCAATTCACAACTCTAAGTTAGTGACAAAATTGATTAACAAAATCATGTTAGATGGTAAGCGCGGAACAGCTCAAAGAATTCTTTATTCAGCATTCGACCTTGTACAAGAACGCAGTGGTCGCGACGCAATGGAAGTATTCGATGAAGCAATCAACAACATCATGCCAGTATTAGAAGTTAAAGCTCGCCGTGTAGGTGGCTCTAACTACCAAGTACCTGTTGAAGTACGTCCAGAACGTCGTACTACTTTAGGTTTACGTTGGTTAGTGAACTATTCACGTCTTCGTGGTGAAAAAACTATGGAAGAACGTTTAGCTAACGAAATCTTAGATGCAGCTAACAACACAGGCGGCGCAGTTAAGAAACGTGAAGATGTACACAAAATGGCTGAAGCGAACAAAGCATTCGCTCACTACCGCTGGTAA
- the rpsL gene encoding 30S ribosomal protein S12 — translation MPTINQLVRKPRKSKAKKSDSPALNKGFNSMRKQFTDLNSPQKRGVCTRVGTMTPKKPNSALRKYARVRLSNNIEVNAYIPGIGHNLQEHSVVLVRGGRVKDLPGVRYHIVRGALDTSGVEGRMQSRSLYGTKRPKK, via the coding sequence ATGCCTACTATTAACCAATTAGTACGTAAACCAAGAAAAAGCAAAGCTAAGAAATCAGATTCACCAGCTTTGAACAAAGGTTTTAACAGTATGAGAAAACAATTTACTGACTTGAACTCACCACAAAAACGTGGCGTTTGTACTCGTGTTGGTACAATGACACCTAAAAAACCTAACTCAGCGTTACGTAAATATGCGCGTGTTCGTTTATCAAACAACATCGAAGTGAACGCATATATCCCTGGTATCGGCCATAACTTGCAAGAACACAGTGTTGTACTTGTACGTGGAGGTCGTGTAAAAGACTTACCTGGTGTGCGTTACCATATCGTTCGTGGTGCACTTGATACTTCAGGTGTAGAAGGTCGTATGCAAAGCCGTTCATTATACGGTACTAAACGTCCTAAAAAATAA